The Sulfurimonas sp. HSL3-2 genome segment TAACTGGCTGTAGATTAATTGGTGCGATATGGGAATTAGGACATATCGGTCCAAAGCATCATGCAGTAATTATTGGAAAAAATCTTGATGATGATTTGATATATATTGCAGAAAATATGCATACAGGCTATCAATTAGTTACATTAGATGATTTTAAAAGCCGATATTCAAAAAATGGAGATATCAAAGTCCAAGTAAATGATGGTAATAAGACTAATCTAGAAGTAGCGCAAGATGCACTTAATGTAATATATTCAAAAACGAAGAAAAAATATAATTTGATTTCTAATAATTGTGAATCTTTTGTAAATCAAGTTACCCATGGACATTCTATAAGCACTCAAGTTCTAACAACTATTGGTGGATTGATTTTAATAGCTGGAATATGGTATTTACAAAAAAAGAATGGAAAAATCATATAATTATACCAAAGAAATTATTGAAAATTAATCACAAGCTATGAGTTACATATCATAATAATAAAGGACATTTAAATGGAATATGTAGATGATTATTCTGGATATGGAAATCAAGTCCTTTATAAAATGTGTGAAGAAAGACCTTTACATAATGATATTGATACAATTCGTTCTAAACTTTGGATTATTGGTAGAGCATATGCAGCTTCAATAGAACGAAAAGCTGGAGAAGAATTTAATATTGAAGATGTAGCTGAAATTCTAAAAGAATCGAAGCTAGATCAAGAAATTGAAAACCTCAATAAAATAGGAAGAATTGATCAAAATAATATTGAAGTCCTTCTTGGCACTCATGATTATTTGATGCAATTATTTAAGAAAATTACTGGACTAGAAAAGCGTTCTTTAGCATCTAAGTATCTACATTTTCATGCCCCAAAGTCTGTATTTATTTATGATTCAATTGTACGAAATGAATTGAGAAAAAGACTTAGAGCAATTGGAAAAACAAGATTTCCTATTTCGAAAAAATATGATTCTGAATATGAATCACATGTTCTAAGATGCATATACTATAGAGATAAAATATACGAAAAACAATTTGAAGCATTAGTAAGTCCAAGGAAATTAGATTCAAGCCTTTATGGATATTAATGAATCTAATATTTTTACATGAAGGTTTTCTATTTTGAGAAACTAATATGAGTGAACATATCCAAGACTCCTTACGCGAACAAACACGAGGTGAAGAACTCGCAAACAGCATTAGCCACACCGTAGCATTCATCGCGATGCTGGTCGGGACGCCTTTTCTCATCATAAATGCAGTGAAGCAGGGAGATGTCGGACAGATCGTCGGTACCAGTATCTTTTCTGCGACTGCGATACTGCTTTATCTCTCCTCTGCTATCTACCATGGACTTGTTGTGGGAAAGGCAAAAGACCTCTTTAGGATCATCGAGAACTCCGCTATATTCTTTCTTATTGCAGGCACATACACACCTTTTACACTTGGTGTATTAAAAGGAGGGTGGGGCTGGAGTATTTTTGGTGTTGTCTGGGGTCTTGTGGTCGTCGGGGTCGCGCTGAAAGTCTTTGAAAGAAAACCCCATCCCGTTATCTCTATGATCCTCTACCTTCTGATGGGTTGGCTTATGATCGTCGCGGCTTATCCTTTGTTTGTCAAGATGCCCATAGAGGGTATAGTCTTGCTTGTTACCGGAGGCTTGTTCTACACTCTTGGCGTGGTGTTCTTTTTAACAGACCACAAGTTGCGCTATGGACATTTGATCTGGCATCTTTTTGTTATGGCCGGAACCGCATGTCACTACTTCGCGGTTCTCTGGTATGCCCTCTGAGGTTCGTAAGCAGCAAGACTCGCCACACTCACTAAATTATGTTAAAATAGTTTAAAACATAAAGGTCTATTATTTTGAGTGAGCAGTTTATACAGGTAAAAAAGATATCGACAGCGGTTTTAGTGGGCGTTGTCATCTACTTTCTCTCATTCTCTTTTTTCAGCATTGCACAGAGCTCTTTACTTGGTATCATCGCTTTTTTAGTCGTCTTGTGGACGAACGAGGGGCTTCCACTAGCAGTAGTGTCTTTGATGCCCATCGTGCTTTTTCCCGCTTTTGGAATACTCTCGACAAAAGAGACATCCATAAACTACTCAAATCCCATCATATACCTCTTTTTAGGCGGTTTCTTACTTGCTATTGCCGTTGAGAAGACGGGGCTTCATCGTTACTTGGCTGAGAAGATACTCTCCTTTTTCCCAAAGACGGCTCGAGGGATCATCTTCTCTTTGATAGTGACATCCGCACTTTTAAGCTCCATCCTTTCAAACACGACGACCACGCTTCTGCTCATCCCCATCGCTATCTATCTGACGGAGGATGCAAGACTGAAGATGCGCTTTGCGCTTGCCATCGCTTACGGTGCGAGTGTGGGCGGCATCATGACCCCCATCGGCACACCGCCGAACCTCATACTGCTTGGCATCATGCAGGAACACTCTTTAGCGCTGATACCGTTTTTTAAATGGATATGGATGGTCGCACCTCTTTCACTTGCTATGATAGCCGTTGTCGGATCTTTGCTGAGCATCGGTGTCAAAAACATAAAGCTGCAAAGAGATGCGCAGAAGCTGTCACTTACCAAGGATCAGAAGAAAGTCGTTTTCATTCTGCTCGGGTTGATGGCACTGCTACTTTTAAACGCTCCCATCAGACCCTACTGGAACGGTTTGGGATTTAACGAGAGTGCTATGCTTTTGGCCGCGGGGCTTCTTCTGTTTGTCGCTCCTTTTGACATACTCAACTGGATGCAGGACAAGGAGCATATCCCCTACAGGATCATGTTTCTCTTTGGTGCGGGCTTTTCCATAGCCGATGCGTTCTCAAAGATAGGTCTGGCAAACGAACTTGCAGGTTACATCCTGCAGGTCACGACGCTCTCTCCGATGCTGCTGATACTCTTTGTCGCGGTGATGATAACTTTTACGACGGAGATCACCTCGAACACGGCGCTTATCTCCATAATGCTGCCGGTGATCTATGCAGTTGCACAAAAGGCGGGCATAAACACGACACTGTTTATGATGATAGCGACCATCTGCGCCTCATACGCTTTTATGCTGCCTATCGCCACCCCTCCAAACGCCATCGCGATGAGCAGCGGAGTCGTTCATGTAAAAACGATGATGAAATATGGCTTAGTTTTAAATATTGTAGGTATAATTTTAGTCGTTTTAATAGCCGAATTTTTTTGGAAAAATGTATTATAAAAAGGAAAATAAATGATCGTTCATATAGTGATGTTTAAATTTAAAGAGCATGATAAAGAGCAAAACATCTTAAAGATAAAAGAGATGTTAGAGAGCCTGCCATCAAAGATAGAGGAACTAAACACAATGGAAGTGGGAGTTGACTTTAACGGCAGTGAACGTGCTTATGATATGAGTCTTTACTCGACGTTCGATACAAAACACGGACTCAGCGTGTATGCGACACATCCTGCACATCTAGAGGTGCTTTCGTTCATAA includes the following:
- a CDS encoding hemolysin III family protein codes for the protein MSEHIQDSLREQTRGEELANSISHTVAFIAMLVGTPFLIINAVKQGDVGQIVGTSIFSATAILLYLSSAIYHGLVVGKAKDLFRIIENSAIFFLIAGTYTPFTLGVLKGGWGWSIFGVVWGLVVVGVALKVFERKPHPVISMILYLLMGWLMIVAAYPLFVKMPIEGIVLLVTGGLFYTLGVVFFLTDHKLRYGHLIWHLFVMAGTACHYFAVLWYAL
- a CDS encoding DASS family sodium-coupled anion symporter, with product MSEQFIQVKKISTAVLVGVVIYFLSFSFFSIAQSSLLGIIAFLVVLWTNEGLPLAVVSLMPIVLFPAFGILSTKETSINYSNPIIYLFLGGFLLAIAVEKTGLHRYLAEKILSFFPKTARGIIFSLIVTSALLSSILSNTTTTLLLIPIAIYLTEDARLKMRFALAIAYGASVGGIMTPIGTPPNLILLGIMQEHSLALIPFFKWIWMVAPLSLAMIAVVGSLLSIGVKNIKLQRDAQKLSLTKDQKKVVFILLGLMALLLLNAPIRPYWNGLGFNESAMLLAAGLLLFVAPFDILNWMQDKEHIPYRIMFLFGAGFSIADAFSKIGLANELAGYILQVTTLSPMLLILFVAVMITFTTEITSNTALISIMLPVIYAVAQKAGINTTLFMMIATICASYAFMLPIATPPNAIAMSSGVVHVKTMMKYGLVLNIVGIILVVLIAEFFWKNVL
- a CDS encoding Dabb family protein, which produces MIVHIVMFKFKEHDKEQNILKIKEMLESLPSKIEELNTMEVGVDFNGSERAYDMSLYSTFDTKHGLSVYATHPAHLEVLSFIKEVVETTKVVDYEK